The genomic window TACTAGTGAGTACAACTTAgtaaatttgtatttattgTGWCATCTTTCATCAAGCTATAAGGAATGGGAATGATGTGTAAATCAGTAGAATTATTCAAATTCttctaaaaatttgaaagaaTAATCGTACAATTCTTTaagttaaaatattaaagcaGAATTTCTGTTGTGTacctataaaaattttacgatAATAATTACGTTAGCATTGTCAATAAGATTGTTATGATTCTTACTTTTATCATGTCTTTCAAGttttttatcaattattGATCAAACAATAAGTTTTAATTTGACATCTACtgattataaataaaaatactgTCGATGTAGTCCTAATTATATTGTAGTTGTTTCTTAttattttgctatatttaatgataataaaattacacaaattCTGTAAATagtgtaattataaatgtttacattttcaattattgtaattattatgaatTCAATATTGAAGTATAGTGATTGTATCGTTTACTTATATTACTCAAACAGTTACTGTAATACGCATATTCATTCTCTGTATCATAATTCTTTAGCTTTTAAAGGGATAACGTTTTAACGATTATGAGGAAATTCATTTTCGAATATTAtgataaggaaaattataatgggCACTTTCTGAATTCAGGTCCATATATTCTGATGTTCTTTGCAGCCACTGCTCAGCTAAATGTTTATTAGTAGTTtgccttaattttttctttttgcttaCTAAAGAACGGATGACTGATCCAAGGGTTGTGTACTATTAtagaaaatggaaattaaggtattataaaataaatttatcgATAGAAGTTATGTTAGTAATTAATgtatgataatatatttaaatattatattttttatactttatacAAAACCatggaagtgaaaaaaactcCTGATACTGATAATCCAGCATAGTAGATAGGTTTTGAAGGACCATTGTCCGTTAATGTTACTTCTGTCGATGAGGGAGGAGTTAGACGCATAGAGTCAAAGGGAATATCGTCGGATATAGTTTCATCATCAGATGATGGAGCTTCACCATCAACCAATGCAGTTTCGACACCAAGCGATCCAGCTTCACCATAAGGTAATACAGCGGGTAAACGGACTGATCCAGGGTTGTTGCTATCTAATCTATTGTGACCAACTCCTACATTTGCAGTACTTTCGCATCTTTTTATATCTGTTTTAGWATTGTCAACATCTACAATAGTTAGAGTATTTTCATCGCATTTAGGAAATGTTTTAGGAATATTATATAGAGTACAATCACCAGAAATGTGatatttataattcataatttCACTATTTTTATCAACACAGTCTATTCCTTTGATCaatttaacataatattCACTAGTATAATTGGAAAAACTGTTACACTTTTGTGATCTAAACCCCACGGATCCTGTAGGTGATTGACATRAACCTTTAAAATAATCTCTATTTATGCAGTAAGACATCAACTCTATGCGTGTACTATAATCGGATATATCCTTTTCTTCATGCTCTCTTTTACATTGATGATCAACAGCCCGTACTTGCATTAATTTTGTCCACAAATTTTCAACTTTCTCCCACTCTTCTTCAGACACAATAGAATTACGAATTACATGTTTACTCTTTTGTTCATCTagccaaaaatttaaatactTACACAAGCTAACTAATTTTTCTCCACTGAATGMATATAAAAATCTGTAACCTGACACAAGATGGCAtccaatattttttaatgcttCTTTGTCTGTTTCATTCACTGATCGGAAATTATTCAAAGTGAGTTCATAGCAATTTTCGTATCTTTTGTCATTCAATCTACTAATTAACATATTCAAGTTCGACGAATTTATATATGACatctaaaattaaaaaaaataaaaaatacatgcatgagataaaaaataatattaatatctgtcaaaaaacattttttcttttatactaattttaagaaaggataattaaaaaaaataataaaaagtattacgtatgacattttttagcattaatatatacagaTAATctttatgttatatataaatttttttttttcYgttttttattttcatttaaatgtgttcttttattatgtttattaattattataaataaaaagcattaaaaatataaatcataaCACTTTATTTGGAGGAgtattattatgaaatataataaggcataaaattgtgagaaaaatgtatatttcaATGGAAATAGATAGGAAATATGCCATCATTTGtatgttattatattaaattttatgttgagtataatatattttatttaagtaAACTTCCCTTTTATGTGTGTATTCATAATACGTATTATTTTGgacttatataaattatgaatatatataaatatataatatgtgcTCATTAAAATAAgtgatattatttttaaattatttgtttatatgatacattttttcaaaacttgctatatatgtaaaatatagcTGTTCGCTTCTTATGCATCATATGGATTATTTTAaggttttttaatttataatttactcatatatgatattattatgttGTTTAAATACTGGGACATGTAAACGTATTTCCTTGTGTAATATGGTTCTACGTTAA from Plasmodium vivax scf_6644 genomic scaffold, whole genome shotgun sequence includes these protein-coding regions:
- a CDS encoding variable surface protein Vir17, putative (encoded by transcript PVX_018155A) produces the protein MSYVILFIIFFNYPFLKLMSYINSSNLNMLISRLNDKRYENCYELTLNNFRSVNETDKEALKNIGCHLVSGYRFLYXFSGEKLVSLCKYLNFWLDEQKSKHVIRNSIVSEEEWEKVENLWTKLMQVRAVDHQCKREHEEKDISDYSTRIELMSYCINRDYFKGXCQSPTGSVGFRSQKCNSFSNYTSEYYVKLIKGIDCVDKNSEIMNYKYHISGDCTLYNIPKTFPKCDENTLTIVDVDNXKTDIKRCESTANVGVGHNRLDSNNPGSVRLPAVLPYGEAGSLGVETALVDGEAPSSDDETISDDIPFDSMRLTPPSSTEVTLTDNGPSKPIYYAGLSVSGVFFTSMVFKKKKLRQTTNKHLAEQWLQRTSEYMDLNSESAHYNFPYHNIRK